From the Oceanobacillus kimchii X50 genome, the window TTTTCTGCAGGAATTGGCACCTTTCATTAATTATGAAGGTTGCCGCGGTTTCAAAGGGCCAGTCCCTCCACCGCTCTAGATAAGAGATATCATATTTTTAATGGTTATTTTTAATTAATTCAGTGTACCTATCTTAGCACGCGCTTATAGGACTGTCAATCAATAAATTACGTCGCATTTGAAAATAATTCTGGTTGATATTTTATCAAATAATCATATATATTTGCAGTTGAATAAAACGTATATATTCTTTCGACAATTTCCCCATTTTCCATAAATAATAAGCATGGTACACTTTCAATTTGGTTGTTCTGCATATATTCAGGGTGAATAGATGCGTTTATTTCGTGAAAAATGTCTTGTTGGTGAAGTCGTTCAATATTATCCAACATCGCCCTCGCAACCGAACAAGTTCCACAAAATGGTGTGTAAATATATATCACACCTCGTTCCATTTGTTTATTCCATTCCTTCATAATATATCACCTTTATCGTTCTTTTCTTTATATTAAATAAGATGGGTGGACTGTAAATCTCGCTCCGATTAATACATTAGCTAAAACTTTCATAGGTGTAGCCGCAACTTCGCGATACTCACTGCTCACATAAATATGTTCTGCATGAGGTAATTCCCTCGCTAATTGTTTTCTCAATTTCATACCAGAAGGGTCCTCATCTACTAATATATAGACATCTTTTTCATCTAATTGATACGTTTCTAGTAGTTCATCTAGTTTTTCAACACCTAAAGTCCCATTTGTACAAACGATTATAACATGATCATCAATGATTTTTTCAATCTGTCGTTTATCCGACAAACCTTCTACAATTATTACTTTATTAGATTCATTTGTCATCATCGCATAGCACTCCTTATGTAAGCAAGAAACATGCTTATTTAGCACGACTTGATTTGGAATAAAGATCTCCCATAAAACTTATGATAATTCGATTCTCAAAACACTTAAACCGTCTTCACTGATACATTAATCGAAATATAAGCTAGTATTTGTATATTATCATTATATGATAAAACAAAGGCTGACTATACACAAATAACGTGTAATTGTCAGCCTAAAAATTAGTCTTGAATAAACGCCTC encodes:
- a CDS encoding thioredoxin family protein; its protein translation is MKEWNKQMERGVIYIYTPFCGTCSVARAMLDNIERLHQQDIFHEINASIHPEYMQNNQIESVPCLLFMENGEIVERIYTFYSTANIYDYLIKYQPELFSNAT
- a CDS encoding toprim domain-containing protein; protein product: MMTNESNKVIIVEGLSDKRQIEKIIDDHVIIVCTNGTLGVEKLDELLETYQLDEKDVYILVDEDPSGMKLRKQLARELPHAEHIYVSSEYREVAATPMKVLANVLIGARFTVHPSYLI